The genomic segment GCCCTGGTGGCCATCCGCCTGCTGGGCTCGAGCGTGCTGGGCCGTTCCGACGCCTGACGATGGCCCCGGCGTGCCGCATTCTTGGGGATGGGATATCTCGTCGGGAGGCTCGTCATCCATCGGTGGTGTTGGGGCCTGGCCGGGGCTGTCCTGCTGCTGGCCATCCGGATGCCCGGGGTCGGCTGGTTGGGTTGGCTCACGATGGTGTTGTTGCTCGTCGGCGACGTGCTCTGGGTGCAGGCCGCGCGCCGGGTCGCCGAGCCTCGGCGGATGCCGACCGCCGGCTACATCCTGATGGCTTTGTTGGGTATCCCCTTCCTGTTGGCCGCCACTGTCGGTCTCCTGTTCCTGGCGGGGGCTGAGATGGACGGTGACGCGGCATGGTCGGTGCCGCAGGCCCTCCTTGTTGCCCTGGACCACCTGCCGGCATGGCTCGCCGCGTCCCTGCTGGGGGAATCGCCCCGTCCTCGACTGATGCGGATCGTCAGCCTCGTGGGGATGGTCCTGGTGGTTCCGGCGCTCTTCCTGGCTGCGATGTGGTGCGCGCCCGGAGCCGCCAGTGAACTGCTGCTGCCCCTTCCGGTGCTGGCGTGGCTCGCCGTTCTCGGCTCGATGGACCTGCTCTCTCGCAGGGCGGCATCACGGCGCGGAATTACGCAATGAATCCGGATCCAAATGCCGGGACGGGCTTGCTGGGCGCGCGGAGAATGTGTAAGGGTGTCCTTACTTAGGTAACCCTGACTTCCCGCAATCGTTGAAGGACAAGCCATGATGCGCCGCCGCACCGCCCTGATCGCCGCCTCCGCCCTGATGCTGGGGGTGACGGCCTGTGGTGGGCAGGAGGCCACACCGGCGGCCGACGGCGGAGAGAAGATCACCGTCAAGCACGCGCAGGGCAGCACCGAGGTCCCCAAGAACCCGGCCAAGGTCGTCGTGATGGACTACGCGGTGCTGGACAACATGAAGGCGCTGGGCGTCTCCGACAAGGTCGTCGGCCTGCCCACCAAGACGCTTCCCGGCTTCATGGACGAGTTCAAGAAGCTGGACAATGTCGGCACCATGCAGGAGCCCGATCTCGAGAAGATCGCCGAGCTGGACCCCGACGTCATCCTGATCGGCGGCCGCACCGCCCCCAAGTACGCGGACCTGGCCAAGGTGGCGCCCACCGTCGACCTGACCAATGACTCGAAGGACTTCCTCGGCTCGCTGGAGAAGAATGCCGGCATCGTCGGAGACCTCTACGGCAAGTCCGACGAGGTGAAGACCCAGCTCGCCGAGGTGACCAAGGCCGTCGACGAGACCAAGGCCGCCGCAAAGGGCGCGGGAACCGGTCTGGTGCTGCTGACCAGCGGCGGCAAGCTGTCCGCCTACGGCCCGGGCAGCCGCTTCGGCGTCGTCCACGAGGAATTCGGTGTCACCCCCGCCGCAAAGGACCTCAAGGTGGACAAGCACGGCCAGGCCGTCAGCAATGAGTTCGTCGCCACCACGAACCCGGACCGGATGTTCGTCGTGGACCGCGATGCCGCCATCGGTGAGCAGGGCAGCAGCGCCCAGAAGGTGCTCGACAATGCCCTGGTCAACAAGACCAAGGCCGCCACGAACAAGAAGATCACCTACCTCGACGGTGCCCGCTGGTACCTGCTGGGCACGGGCCTGGACAACACCGTCGAGATGGCCAATGAGGTGAAGGCCGGCCTCTCGTGACCCTCGCACCCACCCTGGTCCGGTCCGACCGAATCCCTTCCCGGACCGGGGTAGAGCCCGTCCTGCGACCTGTCGGTCGCGGGGCGGGCCTCGCCATGTCCGTGGCCCTCGCCTGCCTGGTGCTGCTGTCCGCTGCTTCCCTGGTGGTGGGCGTGGCGGACCTGGACAGCAATGTCCTGCTCCACTCCCGCGTCCCACGCACCCTCGCACTGGTGCTGGCGGGATCCGCCCTGGCGGTCAGCGGCCAGATCATGCAGCTGCTCACCCGCAATGTCTTCGTCGAACCCAGCACCGCCGGCACCATGGAGTTCGCCACCGCAGGCCTGCTGGTCAGTGCACTCTTCTTCCCGGGCGCCCCCGTCGTGGTGAAGATGTGCTACGGGGCCGTGGCCGCGCTGATCGGCACCGCCGTCTTCCTGCGCGTGCTGGCCGCCGTCCCGCTGAAGGACATGCTCGTCACGCCCCTGGTGGGCATGATGCTCGGTGGCGTGGTCAGCGCCGGTGTCACCTTCGTCGCCTACCGCGCCGACCTGGTGCAGTCGCTGTCGTCGTGGACGACGGGGGACTTCTCCGCCATCCTCGCCGGACGCTACGAGCTGCTGTGGATCGCGGGGGGCCTGACCCTGCTCGCGTCGCTGCTGGCCGACCGGTTCACCGTCGCGGGGATGGGGGAGGCCTTCACCACCAACCTGGGCCTGGACCACCGCCGCACCGTGATGATCGGGATGAGTGTCGTTGCCGTCGTGAGCGCCACCGTCGTGGTCACCGTGGGCGCGCTGCCCTTCCTGGGGCTCGTGGTGCCCAACATCGTGCGCAACACCATCGGCGACAACTGCCGTCGTGCCGTGCCGTGGGTGGCCGTGCTGGGCGCCGGTTTCGTGCTGGCCTGTGACCTGGTCTCCCGCCTGGTCATCCACCCCTTCGAGATGCCGATCGGCACCGTGATGGGCGTCGTCGGTGCGGTGGCCTTCCTGGTCATCCTGCTCCGGGGCCGGCGATGAGCCCCTCGACAAGCTCGGGGCACGTGGCGGGTGGCTCGGGGGACGTGGCTGGTGGCTCGGGGAACGAGGCGGGTGCCAGGCGCTCGGGTTTGCGTGATCCGCGCGTGTTGCAACCCGAGCGGATGACAGAAACCCGAGCGTCTTCTCCCGTTCGGCCCGCTGCATGGGTGGTCACCCCAGCGGTGCGTCTGTCGCTGCTGGCCCTGGCCGCCCTGGGCATCATCGCCTTCTACGTCGCATACAAGCTGCCGACGGGGTCCAGCTTTGTGCTGGAGAGGCGCCTGACCACCGTCGCGACGATGACGGTGGTCGCCACCGCGATCGGCGTCGCCACGGTGCTCTTCCACACCGTCACGGCTAATCGGATCCTCACCCCGTCGATCATGGGCCTCGACGCCCTCTACCTGGCGCTGCAGACCGCGTCGGTCTTCTTCCTGGGGATCGTGGTGGTCAATCCCGTCGCCCAGTACCTGGTGGTGCTGGCCTCGATGGTGGCCTTCGCCCTGCTGCTGTTCAACACCATGCTGGTGCGGCTCAACCGGTCGGTGACGATGATGGTGCTGGTCGGTGTCCTGCTCGGCGGCCTCTTCCGTGGCCTGTCCAGCTTCATGCAGCGGCTGCTGGACCCGGAGGCCTTCGTCGTCCTGTCCGACCGCTTCTTCGCGGACTTCACCGGCACCAACCCGGGCCTGCTCGGGATCAGCGCCGTGCTGGTCGCCGGCTCGGTGGCCTGGGTCTGGCGCTCCCGACGTGAACTCGACGTCGTCGCCCTCGGCCGGGACCTGGCGATCGGCCTGGGGGTGGACCACTGCCGCGCCAGCCTGGTGCACCTGGTGCTGGTCGCGCTGCTGGTGGGAACCTCCACCGCGCTGGTGGGCCCCACCATGTTCTTCGGCCTGCTCGTCGCCCACCTCACCTACCGGCTGGCCGGCACCCACCGCCATGCCGTGACCGTGCCGGCCGTTGCGCTGGCGGGCACGATCACCCTGGTGGGCGGGCAGCTGCTGTTCGAGCGCATCCTCGGCTTCGAGGGATCACTGTCCATGGTGGTGGAATTCGTGGGCGGCATCACCTTCATCGTGCTGCTGCTCCGCTCCGCCCGCGCCGGGAGGCCCGCATGATCATCACAGACCATCTCCAGGCCACCTACGGCCAGACCATCGTCGTCGACGACGTCACCCTCGAGATCCCCGCCCACGGGGTGACGGCGCTGGTCGGTCCCAATGGTGCCGGCAAGTCGACGCTGCTGGCGATGATCTCCCGGCTCCTCGAACCGTCCTTCGGCCGGGTGCTCGTCGACGGCCTGGACATCCAGCAGACCCCCAGCGAGCAGCTCGCCCGCAAGCTCGCCATCCTGCGGCAGGACAACCACATGGCGGTGCGCCTGACGGTGCGGGACCTGGTGGCCTTCGGGCGCTACCCGCACTCCAAGGGTCGTCCCACCGTGGAGGACCAGCGCATGATCGAGCAGGCGATGGACCACCTGGATCTTGCGCCCTTCGCAGACCGCTTCCTGGACCAGTTGTCCGGCGGTCAGCGGCAGCGCGCCTTCGTCGCCATGGTGCTGGCGCAGGACACCGACCACATCCTGCTCGACGAGCCCCTGAACAACCTGGACATGAGCCACGGCGTGCGGATGATGCGCCAGATGCGCCGGGCCGCCGACGAGCTGGGCAAGTCCGTCGTCGTGGTGCTGCACGACCTCAATGCCGCCAGCACCTATGCGGACCACATCGTGGTGATGGCCGACGGCCGGGTGGTGGCCGCCGGGTCCCCGGAAGAGATCATGCGTGAGGAGCTGCTGGAGGAGGTCTTCGGGCTGCCCATCCGGGTGCGCGAGGTGGACGGGCAGCTCGTCGCCCTGCACTACGCGCGCTGAGTGCCCGTCGCCGTTCTCCTTGCCCCGTGGGCTTCCCCTCGCCACGAGGTGATGCGATGGTGACTATCGGGCCAACTCTGTTCGGTGCTCATTGTGTTTCCTGAGTGCTCACGATCTTCGCCGCGCTCGGCTGGTCAATCCCGCATCAGCGGCCCAGCAGGAAGTCGACGGCGTCCTTGCCGCCCCAGCCCTCGGGGTGCTTCTCCAGCAGGCGCTTCGCGCCGGTGAG from the Luteococcus japonicus genome contains:
- a CDS encoding siderophore ABC transporter substrate-binding protein; the encoded protein is MMRRRTALIAASALMLGVTACGGQEATPAADGGEKITVKHAQGSTEVPKNPAKVVVMDYAVLDNMKALGVSDKVVGLPTKTLPGFMDEFKKLDNVGTMQEPDLEKIAELDPDVILIGGRTAPKYADLAKVAPTVDLTNDSKDFLGSLEKNAGIVGDLYGKSDEVKTQLAEVTKAVDETKAAAKGAGTGLVLLTSGGKLSAYGPGSRFGVVHEEFGVTPAAKDLKVDKHGQAVSNEFVATTNPDRMFVVDRDAAIGEQGSSAQKVLDNALVNKTKAATNKKITYLDGARWYLLGTGLDNTVEMANEVKAGLS
- a CDS encoding ABC transporter permease — encoded protein: MSVALACLVLLSAASLVVGVADLDSNVLLHSRVPRTLALVLAGSALAVSGQIMQLLTRNVFVEPSTAGTMEFATAGLLVSALFFPGAPVVVKMCYGAVAALIGTAVFLRVLAAVPLKDMLVTPLVGMMLGGVVSAGVTFVAYRADLVQSLSSWTTGDFSAILAGRYELLWIAGGLTLLASLLADRFTVAGMGEAFTTNLGLDHRRTVMIGMSVVAVVSATVVVTVGALPFLGLVVPNIVRNTIGDNCRRAVPWVAVLGAGFVLACDLVSRLVIHPFEMPIGTVMGVVGAVAFLVILLRGRR
- a CDS encoding iron chelate uptake ABC transporter family permease subunit, producing the protein MVTPAVRLSLLALAALGIIAFYVAYKLPTGSSFVLERRLTTVATMTVVATAIGVATVLFHTVTANRILTPSIMGLDALYLALQTASVFFLGIVVVNPVAQYLVVLASMVAFALLLFNTMLVRLNRSVTMMVLVGVLLGGLFRGLSSFMQRLLDPEAFVVLSDRFFADFTGTNPGLLGISAVLVAGSVAWVWRSRRELDVVALGRDLAIGLGVDHCRASLVHLVLVALLVGTSTALVGPTMFFGLLVAHLTYRLAGTHRHAVTVPAVALAGTITLVGGQLLFERILGFEGSLSMVVEFVGGITFIVLLLRSARAGRPA
- a CDS encoding ABC transporter ATP-binding protein, which gives rise to MIITDHLQATYGQTIVVDDVTLEIPAHGVTALVGPNGAGKSTLLAMISRLLEPSFGRVLVDGLDIQQTPSEQLARKLAILRQDNHMAVRLTVRDLVAFGRYPHSKGRPTVEDQRMIEQAMDHLDLAPFADRFLDQLSGGQRQRAFVAMVLAQDTDHILLDEPLNNLDMSHGVRMMRQMRRAADELGKSVVVVLHDLNAASTYADHIVVMADGRVVAAGSPEEIMREELLEEVFGLPIRVREVDGQLVALHYAR